TTCCTTCTGCAAGCTTGGGTGAGATGCGTGTAATGAGGCGAGAGACCTGTGCCCTCCCAATCCCTTATGAGCCTAAACACCAAATGCAATGGAGATCATGCTGCACCAGTTTCAGACCACCAAGAAGTGGATAAGTAATGCAGGAACCCTACAGAATATGATAACTGGTAACATAAACAGAAACCCATACCTTTGACCGAGTAATGGCTGCCTCGGAACATTGGCACTAGGTGTAGCAAACTCAGGAGGCACAGATGAAGGACTTGATCCAGGTGGCAAGGACTTTCTCCCACTTACAGGAGACCGAGCATTATTATTCCAGCCACCAGAAGGTACAGCTGTCTCCAAAGATGGAGTTGGCtacagaaaagaggagaaaagatcaTATGTCTAACAATGGATGCAAACGGAGAAAACTCTGCATACAACAAGTTTAGACGTAAATGCTGTGCGACTAAGAACGGCCCTTTGTGTGACAGACATAAAGTGGTcccaagaagaaagaagttatTGGCCAAAATTTTGACAAGAAGCGAATGGGAAGTTTTGATGGGATACGCATGTCCTAGTTTAGATGTCTATATATAGGTACTCTTCTAAAGTCGGCAGAGAAAGGCACTTCCAGGGCAGAAGTCATCTCCTCTTAAGGTAGGTATCTAAAATAGTTCAGGACAATTGGCCCAAGCACCTACGTAGTTCTTTACTTTGGCTTTAAAAGAGGATCTGCATGACTAGGACAGATTTAAGTTTCCACTCTGTGTACACCTAAAGTCAGACAAAACGAATCCTTCTCTTTTTGACCCGTTTATCATCATTTTTATCCCTCCGGAAACAGAGAGCAAGACAACGCACAAGCACAGCCAGTGGCAGATTAGACTTAGTTTTCCCTTTCAATTGAATACATTTTCACATTAACTGTTGGCTGCTCCTCTTTACACACGTATTGTTTGTTGTCATGCTAAGCATATTAAATGATTCTGAAACCAAAGCTTCCGTCAGCAAATACAGAGATATGAGAATTTTACATAACCATTCTGTTAGAAGTGCTGTAACAAGGTCCACGGACACACAGAGTCTGGGTGTTACGTGTACACAAACTTTAGCAGAGAAGACAGTACACGTACAGAGCCAAAGGCACCAACAACCTCTGCCTGCATCACCGAGACCTGCTCTTCATCCGACTCCTTCTCCCTGGCCAGCTGCTCTTCGTATTTCTTCATATCGTATTCCAGCTCGGCCGCCAGCTGCTTGTCCACAGCAAAGAAGTCTTTGATTTCAGTTCGGTAGTCTTGCATCATTTCCTGGAGCAATATAAGGAACGTTTAAACGCTTTCAGAACTCTCTCCTGACTACTGATTCACGTCTCCATTCAGATCACAGCTGCTTAAGTGCAAAAGGAAATACCAGTTGGTACAGCAGAGGTGTTTTTAACAGACTAAGAGTTTCGATTCCAATTTGTACTTCAGAACATGAAAAAGCTTTCCAGCGTTGAAGATTTCTGCCCACATCCCACTGAAGGGGCTCACACGTAACACACTGTGAGATCCTTATCTAAAATCCCTCCACCTCCTACATTATTTAACACAGTGGCAATGTCACAACATCATATGTCTTCTAAATCTCCTTCTAAGAAGACTGTTTGTTCCATTACTGGTTGCACATCTAACACATTACctcaagagaggaaaaaaaatccatccagtAAGAAAACAGTTCCCTTACCCGCAGATAGTTCATAAGGTCCCTAAGAGCTGGGATCCTCTTCTGCTCCATCAAAGCCTTCAGTGACGTGATTATTGGGATGACATTTTCTACAAAGTTCTTCTTTTGAACCTTTGTTTGAAGAAGGCATGAACAGTTACATGATGCAGTCAAGGAGAAGCCACTCTGTAGTTAGATGAATGGCCCAAGCAAGAGGAGTTATTGCTCCATAGCAAGGGAATTACCGCAATTAAGCCTGCTCTTATGCCACACAGTCTTTTAACCTAAGTGGAGTCTTTCAAGATACATCACTAAGTCAGTCAGTTCCCACACTGAAGGCAAATTGCCAAAAGATGCACCAAAACACATTGTTACACTCAAACATTTTACCAATAAGAGATCTGTGGCACAAATGTAGCCTAGCTCAGCTTCACTGACTTCAGGGGAAACACATTTCCCATCACTCCAACTGACTGGTCAAGTACAAACATCCTTCACAAACCTAGCCGTAATGTTTTGCCTTCACAACACACAGAGCTTCCACAAGTGCTCTCAGATCAGAGTGGACGTACAGGCAGAGCATGAATAACAGCCTAAAAGTGCAGTTCGTGACTAGCATCGCTGTCACTTGGATAATTTTTGCACAAGTTTCTCTGTCACAGAACAGCAAAATTCTTCCCAGTACGCTGGCCAGCCCTCTTCCCACGCCAGGTCAAGTGCCGTTCACCTGTGAGATGAGCTTCTTTTGTGCTGCCTGCATGACAGCATTGGCCATTGCCATTTCATCTTCCTCAGGCTGAATGTCTTCACTGGGTTTTGATCTCATCGTTGAAAGCTTGATTTCTTTGCAGCTAAGGACTGCAAACGTATCTGAGAGCAGCTCACTGGCTTCCATGTCCAGTGGAAGGGCATTGTCCACAAAGCATGCTGGaacacagagggaagaaagaagaggtatttcttatatatatatatatatatatatgcagttCTGGTAAAGACAGGAAGATAACACGGCTGCATTGAGATCCTAAGGTTTAATACAGACAACAGTTCTTTGTATGCCAGATTTTTAAGGACAGACCCATACCTAGGATGCTGTGGCTGATCTTTGTTGTAATGTTGAATCGCTGCTCATCTGTAAAGTGCTCTAGCAGGAACGTGTAGATACgcatccttttttctttgttatcttTTCCCTTCAGGGAGAAGAGATTCTTTGACCTGTGGTAGAGGaagacattttacaagggccAAGTCACATTCTGCAAACTCACACCAATAACAAGACTTTAAATCAGCAAGGAATATTTGAATGTCACTTTCAAGACCCAAAAAAACCTGCTAGGATACTACACACTGCCAGAAGTCACATGCAGGCCTCCCAGAAGTGTCACAGGGAAGGCAGGACACTCTTAATTTAACACTGTTTCCTCTAGCTGCTTCCCCTCTACTGTATAGATAATTACAAAGCACCATGAGCTCTTCATTGCAATCAAAAAGCTGCGTGGCCAGACAGCCCATTGTTTAGCAATAAGGAGATAGAAACGCGCTCCACTGACCGCACGCTCTGGGGGAATCTGTTGTACTTCTCATGTTTCTCGTAGCTATTGAAATGGAAGATGCACTCAATGAAATGTTGGGAGAACATCACTGGATTCCTCTTCAGCAAGAGATGCACCAAGCAGAACTCTCCAAacctggaagagagagaaaaggaagaactaaTCATCCAGCAGCTTCTAAAAGCCACACCTGAAACAGCATAGGGTTCATAAGGCATAGCAGAGAATTATCCTCCCACTCTAAGTTTCCCTCAATAATACATTGAATTCTTGCCCAGCTCCATCTGGGCTTGAACAAGGATATTAGTTTATTGACTTGAAGCTTTTTTCATCCAGAAATAGAAAGAAGTTTTCAGCATCCAAATTATTACTTAACTTTTCTGCCATTAAAGTAAACAGAGGCAGTAATAAATTTGGACTTGAATTCAGGCACAAcactttcattatttaaataacttaaGTTCTATTGTGGCTGAGATGCTTTGCGAAGAAAGCATCTCCTGCAAGAGCTGCAAGGCAATCCCAGACttgaagaatgtattttttaactgCATGGAGTCACTGAATGCAGACGCAAAGAAAAAGGCTCCCAAAGATATAGCATCAAAAGCTTTAAGAACGTTATGTTGCAATGTCACCATCTActggaaagacatttttacatattaaaacctcactgaagagaaatgaaagcgTGAATATGCACTAGTAAGCAATGGTGGGTTGATGGCCCTGGAAACACCAGTCTTTAGATGGACTCTTTCAGGTAGAAGCAAGTAGGAAGCTGCCCAGGCCTCCTCTGTATCCAGCATCCCCAAATGATCGACCATCCCTAGAGGAACCTGTCCCGCTCTCATCTCTCACATaacagagcagctggagactTTGAAGCCTACAAAAACTTCATAAACATGCACTCAAAGCCAGAGTGCATAATTCCTCTTACATTTCCAAGCATAACAAAATGTAGTATAAGGCTTAAAAAGACAAGACGCGCcatctaagaaaaaaacagaatattcAATCCTATTCCTAGAACAAAACCAGCACTCAAGACACAGCCTGTTAGAAAATCATGAGGAAGATTCCACAAAGGCTTGTTTCAAAAACTCCTTTTATCTGGATAAATGGGAGTTAAAAAATAGAGCAGAGCTGCATGTTTTGAAGACAACCAAGAACAAGTTTTGCTATCCTGGGACTTCCAAATGACTCTGAAAGAGTCTGTGTTCACCACTGACTTTGCTACCATTGCAGACACTAAAGCGTGAACAACTGTGTGAGTGAAAAGGTTAACGGGAGAGGTTAACGGGAGAATCATCTGCTCTCTCGCTGCAATTTTTCCTCCATATGCTGGTGGTGCAAGACTGAGACTTGCCTGACTACATCTCTGATCCTCAACTCCTTCATTGTTTTACGGATGATTATTTTACCTGGCAATATCTGGATTTGGGTCCACCAAGACACTAACGAAACGGAAGAAGAGACAGTCTTTCCATTTCACAAACTCCTCCTATAAGAAATCAGCAGACAACAAATTATTAACCTGAATCAGGAAAAACTTAGTATGAACCTTCAGACTTATAAGCAGAACAATACCTGATGGAGCCCAGCAGGATGTACCTCAGGCAAATGCACAAGCTATACAGCTTCAGCTGGACATACCCAACATGAACATCAAGATGACAGCATTTTGGAGGATGCTGTAAGCAGCATGTGCATCACAGCAGCAAGCATCGAATTTTACAACAGGTATCAATaaagcagaaacatgaaaaatctgttctcCCATCTCAGCATGCTCTTCAACACTGTTCCCAGAGCCAAATGTGCTCCAGATCTGCTTTGGCTGGCTTCACTTGAACGCTGGGAGGGGAAACATCTTGAGATTCTCAACATTTACATCTTTAGAACAATAAGCAGAGACAGTAAGTGAAAAAAGTGCTGTGATGCTTGTTACATTCATTTATATAGGAGTGAAACAAgggaattaaaagaaacaaagagaagacaAGAAGAGAGGCAACTGTTGACTGAAAATAATCTCATTATCCAAGGGTGTCAAATGTCCTCAACATGATTTCTGCCTagctagaaaaaaacccaaaaagtagcaacaaaataaatagtttaGAATCTTCTTGATTAGTGTAGATTGATCCAGGTATAAGCAATTACCCCGGACAGGCTGtcagccatcagcccaacagAGGTACCTGAAGTGGGCTGCCAGATAATGCCAAGGACCTCTAGTTACCTGCAGAAGGTTGGTAAGCAGGATAAGCGTCTGCTTACGGATGAATGGATTCGGGTCCTTCAGACACAACGAAATGTTGGGAACGTATCTGTCCACCATGGATGTGTAGCGGATACACAGATCACACATAACAATGATAACATTATTGCGAACAGCCACGTCTTGTGACACCTCCAGTTCTCGAGCTAGAGCTGCAATGCATTTCTTTGCCAGATCTTCATGCTGTAAACACAATTTACCTGCGAAACAGGGATGAGACAGTCAGTAccatgaatatatttttcccaACCACCACAGCCCAGCTTACTGCCCCTTCGAGCCCAATATGAGCCAAGAAATGAATCAGGAAGTAAACAGAGGAATAAACACGAAAAACATGCTGGAACTTGATGAGCAATCTGCACGATCTCTCAGAGAGATGATACTTCAAGTTCTTCCAAACTCCTCTTAGACCTATAGTGTGGGTCTCTATGCCAAATTCCCTCCTTCACAGAGAACTATTTCTGTGTGCAGGGTATTAATCAAAGCAGCTAAAAAGAACAGCCCCAGCTGTCACAGGCGTAGCAGGGAGACACCCACCACGAAAAGCATCACTAAAccaacttaaaataaaacagcctgCATTCTAATGACTTCTCCCTAACTTTTTCTAAGCTCCATACAAAAGTATTAGGCCTCCCAAAGCAGTTAAGGAAAGAATCGTACCATCTATCTGCGAGAGAAGAGACTTGTTCCCAGCTGCAGTGTTACTACAAGTCCAGAACGTTCCCTTGGTACTCTCCAGAATGCTGGAGATACAGGTTTGATCAGGCTTCTATCAAAGCAGTTCCTCATTTACACCGAGGACAGGTAACCACGCGCAGTCATTCTGCTTGAAAGCGCACCAAAAGCACCAAGATTTCTTCATCTCCTGTTGAGCTCCTTACTATTTTACAGGTAAAACGATCCTTCAGCCACACAGCACCCCGTTCCAGAATTGTGCTGTCCTTGTAGTTGAAGGACATTGCTAATTATTAATTACTATTAATGCATTCACCACCTCGTGAAGCAGTTGCGTAGATGGCAGTATTTATGTATTGGTGCAACTTGTTACCATGGATATTTGCATTGCTAAAAGCTATGAGCTGAGGCAATGCACATGTTGGGCCTGTGGCTTATCTGTACAACTGAAAGAGCTTTTGAGCAGAACTTGAACCAGAAAGGGCAGGAATTGGATACACAACAGCCCAATTCGGCAACAGGATGGCACTCACCTAGAGTAATGAACGCATGAGCTCTGACCACTGGAGGCATGGCTGATCCTCTGAACTGGGAGAGTGGCTGAGAAGCTGGAGTTTCCTCACTATCAGGAGAActggacactaggaaaaaacaggtcaggaatgaaaatatgcttttctggTAAACAGTGTTGCCTGTGAATGCAAAACTAAAGCGAGTAAATAGAGTCTCACATTGGTCCTTGTTGACAGAAGAAGCCAGAATGGACTGAATCAAAAGAAAGATGCGTTTCTCCACTTTGGCAGGACACAGCTGTGCAGCCTCACCCAAGATAAAGAGGTGCCTCACCTACAGAGAAAATGCAACACTGCAGTCCAAAGGCGATGGCTGAGCTGAAAATGGAGTCAGCAGGAGCTAGCATGGTACTGCTTGAAAAACAACTTAAAACTCCCTCAGCCCTTTCAAGAAGAGAGTAGCTAGAGAACAAGTGAcgctttgaaacaaaaatgggGTGTGTTTTTAATATCCTATAGCCCCCCGCATCTACTAACAACATTGAAATATCCCTCAAAATCTTCTATGCTTTTTACAAACTTATTTCCCAAACAGCTCATCTATGAAATAGGagtggaaaagcaaagaaaaaacatgtcaTTTTGTCAGAAAAACAATGGATATTGTGTCCTTCTGCTGCTGTACAAAACTGTTGCACGCTCCCAGGCCCATAAATATCACATTGtatagaaacataaaatcacagaatcacagactggttTAGGTTGGGAaggccctcaaagcccatccagttccacccccctgccatgggcagggacacctcccactggatcaggggctccaagccccattcaacctggccttgaacccctccagggatggggcagccaccactgctctgggcaccctgggccagggcctccccaccctcacagcaaaacatttctgcctaagatcccatctcaatctcccctcttgcagctgaaaaccattcccccttgtcctgtccctgccctacctgatcaagagcctctccccagctttcctggtgcCCCTTTTGGTACTGGAAATtgctctaaggtccccccaGAGcattctcctctccaggctgaacaacctcaactctctgagcctgtcctcatgtaggaggtgctccagcccttggatcatctctgtagcctcctctggacttgctccaacagatccatgtccttcctgtgctgaggactccagaagtggATGCcggactccaggtgggatctcccaagagcggagcagaggggtagaatcccctcccttgccctgctgctcccactgctttggatgctgccCAGGGTACGGTTTCATTACCAGCTCACAGACAAGGTGTGAGCATCAGCATTTTCCCACGTAACACAGTTGCTGGCATGACCATTGAGGAACACTGATTTTGAGTACATCTtatccagttgaagatgtccctgctcactgcagggggctggactggatgaccttcactgtcccttccaatccaaaccattctatgattctacatccTTTGATGAATCTGCGAGGGGAGCCAAACTTACCAAGAGATCTTCTTGCAGCTGCTCTACTCCATCTTCTTTGAGGATTACAGCTGAAATATAGCTTTCACAGGTGGATACTAAATCTCCACACACCTGGTTGAGCAGCTCCTGTTCCATAattaaacagaattaatttggcaatttattaattaaacaaaatgtaGCTGTTCTATCTGTCCACACATGAATTGCTAATCTGAAAGTCTTCATATGCTTTTAATAATCTAGGTCCTGTTGAAATCAATCAGACAGTGCCTTAGAGCTTTAAAATTCTTCCTGCACATCAAACTACGTGTGCAAGTGTCGAAACACTTTGGAGAACCTGGCTTTTAATTATCCACAGGCCTAAGTTTATTTCATCATAGAAACCACACAGCTTTAAACCAAAAGGATTTAAGCATCTGTTCTGTGGATATCCAACGCATTTGAGGTTGTTTGTATGAATTTTTAACCGTtgttcagaaaatgcagttccATTCAAATGAAAAGACGATGCAAATTCCAAAGGgtggagaggaaataaaaaaaaaaaaaaaagcattaattgaCTGCCAGATTGcgatgaaaataaaacatcgTTTCTATTTTTCTACCATCTAAATCTGGTAACATAGGAATCCGAATACACTTATATACGACAGCTAAACTGTTAGAAGCACTACAGAACACCTGCGTTTCGTTGTCGGATACTGTGATCAGTACACATACAAGGGAGGATTTTCTGACTGTCAGttcaaaaagaacagaaaccatCAATCCATCTTGGATTGCAGTTTTGGATACTATTTACCAAACTTTATCAGGATACTATAAAATAGTTGGCACCAatattgaaagagaaataacacacacacaaaaagaagtCATTAGCAAGAGAGATGTGCATCAGTTTTAGCTTCTTTGTGACTGCACTCAGGCCAAGACCTTTATTTTACTAGCAAAAGATAGGCCACTTTCTCACTACAGAACTAGAACAAAGCTATGGCATAAGACAAATGGGAGCAACAGAGACAAATGTGCAATGACGTGTTATTAACTCCCTGTTCGGTCCCATGAAAGAGGTCTAGAAAATATGTGtatctgcagcagctctgataTAAAATAATCAGAGCTTGTAGAATAAACTTATAGCTTCAAACCGTACCAAACCTGCAGAACAGCTGATACCATAAAGGCACAGCAGGTCTCCTTCAGGAATTTGACAGAAGGCAAATGCAAGGTGTGTGTATGGGGAAAGTCCTTCCTAGGAAAGAAGATTCTTTACAAGCCCACCCTTAGCTACAGGAGGTTCTCCGGCACAACTGCAGTAAAGCAAGTGAAAGAGCTGAGCAGAATAGACCAAAGTTGCTCTTGGAATCAGATCCTCTTTGTTCCGGGTGCTAATCAACCAACAGCCTGGAGACTGATGCTGCCTTCAAGAGACAGCCCTCCTAAGTGCGAAACaagctattttaaaagatgtattttaagtCACACCTGTGCCTCCTCCGGCACATCTGCATACGCGTGGCAGAGCTTCTGCAGAGTTTCTACAGCTGGGCTAATCACCTCCAGGGGACACTGAGACTCCCTCAGCCAGCACTTGATGTTATCTGAAAAGATCACACACATAAAATGAGCATTTTCTAAGCTTAGCAACTGCTTATGGGGAAGAAATAACTGTTAAGACAGAAGGTATGAACCTGCTTCCCTTCTGCAGTTTCTCAGGGCTACTCACCAATCAGCCTCTCACAGGCGCTTTTAGGAAGGTGCTTTGCAACATGACCAATGACACACAGTATATGTCCCACAGTGTCACTGCTTGTGTTCTGCTGCCTGAAAAACAGTAGAGCAGACAAACTAACATTAATGCTAAGGAACAACACGAAATCACTGTGGAAAAATCCCTTCATCTGGGATACGCATTATGAAGGCACACCTGTCAAACCAAATGAAAACTCAAAAAGCTTAAGGTAGGAGTTGGTTGCTGCAGAAATCTGTGGGCCATTGTTTGCCTCTAGGCTGCAGAGCCGATGGCCTGAATAAAGAACTGTGATCTAAGCAGTGAAGAGGAATCCGCCTGTGGAAAGATAGAAAGTGCtcacttgttttcttcattctcttcaCCCCCTGTCTCTTTCCTGCGGAATGGAGGATGGAGTTCAAAGCAAACATATACCTGCTGACACTGTCCCAGGAGTTAATGATCTTGGAATAATCCAGCTTGGGTGAGGAACCTGCCACCTTAGCAAGCAACATCCAGGCCGGTACAGTGTGCTCTGTTTCCACATGAGACACGACGTTACTGACGAAAGTGGAGGTGAACTTATTTTGCCTGGACCACATATGAAAAGCTTTGTTCAAGTAACGGCTACAGGgaagaaagaatagaaaatgaaattgaagGAGGAGTAAATAAAACACTTGGTCTTAGACATTGCCAGCATTCCTGTCCAGGGTACACTGGGCATCACAACAAAGCTGCTATAACTTGGCATTCACACTACTCAGAATATGTAGGGATTTCTACTACGTGCTTTGTTAGCAATGCTTTCAGTCTTTCAGTTCAGAATCCTGATGCTCTACAGACCTGGCACACAAGCACAGATGTAGAGCTCTGTGTCAGGGAGACGGAAAGTCCAACTGTAACAAGCCAAGAAAATAGAATTCCAGCAACATGCACCAAAGGCTTTCTAGTAGTCATCATTTAATACCCATCATGGGACAGGATACAGTAACATTAGGCACCAAAACTTGCTCATTTTCCTATTTAACCTTAGGTATCTACTTCACCTTGAAAGAGTTCTGAGATTCACCAACTGCGAGCTACTCTAAGGTCATGAAAAAGAAGGTGTCATGAATCTGCAAACTGTTACAAAATGGCCCAAATTAGAACATTGACAGTATCACAGATTGGCAAGGCAGCACaactcattttctccttctgagCTATTATGCCCTGTTGACTAATAAACATACAGCTGTCTTTAATCAATGTTGTGTCCTTGTCATACTGTGTGTCATCccatttctcctgcttcttcccacagcattctgcaAAAGGCAGAATAATTCTATTTGTCATAAGACAAGTAACATATTGTACATCAGAATTATTAAAAGGCGATGCTCTCCTTGCTTTATATATCCCCTCTTCGCTCTGTCATCAGAACACATCCAACCTGACTTAAATATTCATGCTGCTATCACCTCATCGAGAACAGCATGTAAGACTCCCATATATGAACACTCAAGTTCAGGGAGAGAGCACAGGTAACGATACTTGACACAAAGGACAACTGCCCTCTTCTCACCAGCTGCCAGCTTGTCTatgctctgcagctcctccgTCCCTGGAACTGGCAGAGCAACACAAGCCCCTCAACATCTCTAGCAGTAACACACACTTATACCAACTATTTCAAGCAGGGTATtcaaatagattaaaaaaacccaacccaataAATTTAGCTTCTAGCCCTTGCACAACAGACCGCACGTGCATTTAAAGCAATATGTAAACTGAAATCCAATGGTCTGTGGCCACACAGTGAATGAGGGTGCTGAGAGTAGAAACTCATTCTCTTATCCTAGCTCTTCAGTCAATAGGtcatttccttctgtaaaggaaaaggTATTCTGACGGgattaaaagtaaaagaaatttgGATTTTGTCCCTAAATGCTAACATAGcaaatgtaataaaaacattGGATGCATCGGATAAAGCACTGTTATGGAAAAGCCAGAgtccacaaagagaaaaatgtacttACTTCAGATCTTGGCTTTCTGAAGCCAAGAGCGTAAGGAGATCCCACGCTAGAGCTTGCTTTCCATCGTCACTCCTGAACTTACTATAATGTTTTATATGTTGCAACAGGAGTTGATCAAGGCAATCCAAGGCCTTTTCTTGGACAGAACTTTCTGTGTCCATCACAACAGGCACCACTCCATTTAACCAGGCCTTCTGCACTAGGACGTTATTGTGCTGAGACTGAATGGAACACAGGTTGtattagaaacattttaatcATTATAGGATCCTATAAGTACAGGTAAGGTCAGCAAAGACCCAGAAACCTCTGGATTCAACTACgaactctgaaaagaaaattaaattaagccCAGCCTACTGCTCAACCAGCACAGCAATGTGGcagcatttcatagaatcaagactggtttgggttggaaaggaccttaaagcccatccagttccaccccctgccatgggcagggacacctcccactggctcaggggctccaagccccatccaacctggcctggaacccctccagggatggggcagccaccactgctctgggcaccctgggccagggcctccccaccctcacagcaaaacatttcttcctaagatctcatctcaatctcccacCTCTaagcttcaaaccattcccccttttcctatccctgccctccctgatcaagagcccctcccctcGTTACATGTCCCATATGGGAGCATGTATCTTCCTGGCACCAGGAGGTATTTGATCATATCTGTCATCAAGCTACCCAGTGCTTCTGCTAAAGTACAGTAATACTTTGTTCTGAAGCCCTATAAATAATTATAACAGTATCCCAATAAAGCTGTACAGCAGATGATTTAACACTTAcgaaaaagaaagagctttgCTTAATATAAACCCTGTGCTCCGAGGCTCAGTTACCAAGACTTtgtgaataaacagaaaagaaggaaaaatattgcagTGCTATCATCTACACATTACATCTGAGTAAAGtgattcagatttttttttaaactt
The Cuculus canorus isolate bCucCan1 chromosome 23, bCucCan1.pri, whole genome shotgun sequence DNA segment above includes these coding regions:
- the NCAPD3 gene encoding condensin-2 complex subunit D3 isoform X4, yielding MFDKCLHTLTKTWPQEPDLMRKRKKMHAQSSQTNGRRSRKKGKPCRNGNVEDILEGDEEEEDCENVYFSTDDLLQVRDSIFLLLKNFLRLLPKFPLKEKPHCVQNCLQIFVEMTSFEPAVHEFEFSAAMNINKAKYIPELAYYGLRLLCTPLHGTEDKILRWIFQRILNVILMLESGTGSRCTVLPITSAVVSARNQAIKFISSVVDELKEVVFPVLRILLQHICTKVPDKADYRTYAAQALVNLLTKLPCTEFADFIAWLYKYSCNTRIAYRVFALDVAVALLDVPERNLDGSLSLDHQKFLKHKFLVQVMVFGRCSDKAPMVRSKALSSFAHCLEMKTGATMESVQNLLQSSSDRTILEANTNTASLTVSAEALSNHPQKTFPTFKTIELTDSSDTAVSDGKGVMAMLRLRAGDEKSNVRKSALQVFMNILKHRVIPCTAEDLSALQDRCRDPAVSVRKQALQSITELLVSQHNNVLVQKAWLNGVVPVVMDTESSVQEKALDCLDQLLLQHIKHYSKFRSDDGKQALAWDLLTLLASESQDLNRYLNKAFHMWSRQNKFTSTFVSNVVSHVETEHTVPAWMLLAKVAGSSPKLDYSKIINSWDSVSRQQNTSSDTVGHILCVIGHVAKHLPKSACERLIDNIKCWLRESQCPLEVISPAVETLQKLCHAYADVPEEAQELLNQVCGDLVSTCESYISAVILKEDGVEQLQEDLLVRHLFILGEAAQLCPAKVEKRIFLLIQSILASSVNKDQLSSSPDSEETPASQPLSQFRGSAMPPVVRAHAFITLGKLCLQHEDLAKKCIAALARELEVSQDVAVRNNVIIVMCDLCIRYTSMVDRYVPNISLCLKDPNPFIRKQTLILLTNLLQEEFVKWKDCLFFRFVSVLVDPNPDIARFGEFCLVHLLLKRNPVMFSQHFIECIFHFNSYEKHEKYNRFPQSVRSKNLFSLKGKDNKEKRMRIYTFLLEHFTDEQRFNITTKISHSILACFVDNALPLDMEASELLSDTFAVLSCKEIKLSTMRSKPSEDIQPEEDEMAMANAVMQAAQKKLISQVQKKNFVENVIPIITSLKALMEQKRIPALRDLMNYLREMMQDYRTEIKDFFAVDKQLAAELEYDMKKYEEQLAREKESDEEQPTPSLETAVPSGGWNNNARSPVSGRKSLPPGSSPSSVPPEFATPSANVPRQPLLGQRPASLSTLAILNSAKKAIEARSKKRSQSVGGILSAQSLPSSTTSSKQVSFQSLNQPSTGENGLVMGRAISTPEQTINEVTFGAGVSYISLTHTPGSATEKEESEDKPRDIICLTSPEKPPSLPQEWKVESPARKKTSQNVPLRRSQRRTPLKPDN
- the NCAPD3 gene encoding condensin-2 complex subunit D3 isoform X2, translated to MFDKCLHTLTKTWPQEPDLMRKRKKMHAQSSQTNGRRSRKKGKPCRNGNVEDILEGDEEEEDCENVYFSTDDLLQVRDSIFLLLKNFLRLLPKFPLKEKPHCVQNCLQIFVEMTSFEPAVHEFEFSAAMNINKAKYIPELAYYGLRLLCTPLHGTEDKILRWIFQRILNVILMLESGTGSRCTVLPITSAVVSARNQAIKFISSVVDELKEVVFPVLRILLQHICTKVPDKADYRTYAAQALVNLLTKLPCTEFADFIAWLYKYSCNTRIAYRVFALDVAVALLDVPERNLDGSLSLDHQKFLKHKFLVQVMVFGRCSDKAPMVRSKALSSFAHCLEMKTGATMESVQNLLQSSSDRTILEANTNTASLTVSAEALSNHPQKTFPTFKTIELTDSSDTAVSDGKGVMAMLRLRAGDEKSNVRKSALQVFMNILKHRVIPCTAEDLSALQDRCRDPAVSVRKQALQSITELLVSQHNNVLVQKAWLNGVVPVVMDTESSVQEKALDCLDQLLLQHIKHYSKFRSDDGKQALAWDLLTLLASESQDLNRYLNKAFHMWSRQNKFTSTFVSNVVSHVETEHTVPAWMLLAKVAGSSPKLDYSKIINSWDSVSRQQNTSSDTVGHILCVIGHVAKHLPKSACERLIDNIKCWLRESQCPLEVISPAVETLQKLCHAYADVPEEAQELLNQVCGDLVSTCESYISAVILKEDGVEQLQEDLLVRHLFILGEAAQLCPAKVEKRIFLLIQSILASSVNKDQLSSSPDSEETPASQPLSQFRGSAMPPVVRAHAFITLGKLCLQHEDLAKKCIAALARELEVSQDVAVRNNVIIVMCDLCIRYTSMVDRYVPNISLCLKDPNPFIRKQTLILLTNLLQEEFVKWKDCLFFRFVSVLVDPNPDIARFGEFCLVHLLLKRNPVMFSQHFIECIFHFNSYEKHEKYNRFPQSVRSKNLFSLKGKDNKEKRMRIYTFLLEHFTDEQRFNITTKISHSILACFVDNALPLDMEASELLSDTFAVLSCKEIKLSTMRSKPSEDIQPEEDEMAMANAVMQAAQKKLISQVQKKNFVENVIPIITSLKALMEQKRIPALRDLMNYLREMMQDYRTEIKDFFAVDKQLAAELEYDMKKYEEQLAREKESDEEQVSVMQAEPTPSLETAVPSGGWNNNARSPVSGRKSLPPGSSPSSVPPEFATPSANVPRQPLLGQRPASLSTLAILNSAKKAIEARSKKRSQSVGGILSAQSLPSSTTSSKQVSFQSLNQPSTGENGLVMGRAISTPEQTINEVTFGAGVSYISLTHTPGSATEKEESEDKPRDIICLTSPEKPPSLPQEWKVESPARKKTSQNVPLRRSQRRTPLKPDN